Proteins encoded together in one Citromicrobium bathyomarinum window:
- the ahcY gene encoding adenosylhomocysteinase gives MATPANIIADIGLADYGRKEIAIAETEMPGLMALREQYGKDKPLKGAKIAGSLHMTIQTAVLIETLVALGADVRWTTCNIYSTQDHAAAAIADQGIPVFAVKGETLAEYWDYVAHIFDWGDEPCNMILDDGGDATMFALWGARIEAGEEMPAPTNEEEREMQRALKAFIERKPGYLTKTVETVRGVSEETTTGVNRLYQLSKAGKLPFPAINVNDSVTKSKFDNKYGCKESLVDGIRRGTDVMMAGKVACVAGYGDVGKGSAASLAGAGARVMVTEIDPICALQAAMDGYEVVTMEEATKRADIFVTTTGNKDVITVDHMRAMKDMSIVGNIGHFDNEIQVEGLGNMKWTEIKPQVDMVEFPDGKRILLLSKGRLLNLGNATGHPSFVMSASFTNQVLAQIELFTKAGEYENAVHVLPKHLDEEVAALHLAKLNVQLTELSKEQADYIGVSQEGPFKPEHYRY, from the coding sequence ATGGCTACCCCCGCAAATATTATCGCAGACATCGGCCTGGCAGACTACGGTCGCAAGGAAATCGCGATCGCCGAAACCGAAATGCCCGGCCTGATGGCGCTGCGCGAACAGTACGGCAAGGACAAGCCGCTCAAGGGCGCGAAGATCGCCGGTTCGCTGCACATGACGATCCAGACCGCGGTGCTGATCGAAACGCTCGTCGCGCTGGGCGCGGACGTGCGCTGGACCACCTGCAACATCTATTCGACGCAGGATCACGCCGCCGCCGCGATCGCCGATCAGGGCATTCCGGTGTTCGCCGTGAAGGGCGAAACGCTGGCCGAATACTGGGACTACGTCGCGCACATCTTCGACTGGGGCGATGAGCCCTGCAACATGATCCTCGACGATGGCGGCGATGCGACCATGTTCGCGCTGTGGGGCGCACGGATCGAAGCGGGCGAGGAAATGCCCGCGCCGACCAACGAGGAAGAGCGCGAAATGCAGCGCGCCCTCAAGGCCTTTATCGAACGCAAGCCCGGCTACCTGACCAAGACGGTCGAAACCGTGCGCGGCGTGTCGGAAGAGACCACCACGGGCGTCAACCGCCTCTACCAGCTGTCGAAGGCGGGCAAGCTGCCGTTCCCGGCGATCAACGTGAACGACTCCGTCACCAAGTCGAAGTTCGACAACAAGTACGGCTGCAAGGAATCGCTGGTCGACGGGATTCGTCGCGGCACCGACGTGATGATGGCCGGCAAGGTCGCCTGCGTCGCGGGCTACGGCGATGTCGGCAAGGGCTCGGCAGCTTCGCTGGCCGGTGCCGGAGCGCGCGTCATGGTCACCGAAATCGACCCGATCTGCGCCCTGCAGGCCGCGATGGACGGCTACGAAGTCGTGACCATGGAAGAGGCGACCAAGCGCGCCGACATCTTCGTCACCACCACCGGCAACAAGGACGTGATCACCGTCGATCACATGCGCGCCATGAAGGACATGTCGATCGTCGGGAACATCGGCCACTTCGATAACGAGATCCAGGTCGAAGGGCTCGGCAACATGAAGTGGACCGAGATCAAGCCGCAGGTCGACATGGTCGAATTCCCCGATGGCAAGCGCATCCTGCTGCTGTCCAAGGGCCGCCTGCTCAACCTCGGCAACGCGACCGGCCACCCCAGCTTCGTGATGAGCGCCAGCTTCACCAACCAGGTGCTCGCGCAGATCGAACTGTTCACCAAGGCGGGCGAATACGAGAACGCGGTCCACGTTCTGCCCAAGCACCTCGACGAAGAGGTTGCCGCGCTCCACCTCGCCAAGCTCAACGTCCAGCTGACCGAGCTGAGCAAGGAACAGGCCGACTACATCGGCGTGTCCCAGGAAGGCCCCTTCAAGCCCGAGCACTATCGCTACTAA
- a CDS encoding peroxiredoxin encodes MKISEGDTIPQVTLTKATENGPEQVDSREYFAGRKVALFAVPGAFTPTCSAKHLPGFAEKADELKAKGIDEIACISVNDAFVMGAWQKADGSKDVTMLADGNGDFAEAVGLTMDGSSFGMGQRSQRYSMLVDDGQVRKLNVEKPGDFSVSSAEYMLGQL; translated from the coding sequence ATGAAGATTTCCGAAGGCGACACGATCCCGCAGGTCACCCTTACCAAGGCGACCGAAAACGGCCCCGAACAGGTCGACAGCCGCGAATACTTCGCCGGCCGGAAGGTTGCGCTGTTCGCGGTGCCCGGTGCCTTCACCCCGACCTGCTCCGCCAAGCACCTGCCCGGCTTCGCCGAAAAGGCGGACGAGCTGAAGGCCAAGGGGATCGACGAGATCGCCTGTATCTCGGTCAACGACGCGTTCGTGATGGGCGCGTGGCAGAAGGCCGACGGCAGCAAGGATGTGACCATGCTGGCAGACGGGAATGGCGATTTCGCCGAAGCGGTCGGCCTGACGATGGATGGGTCGAGCTTCGGCATGGGCCAGCGCAGCCAGCGCTATTCGATGCTGGTGGACGACGGCCAGGTGCGTAAGCTCAACGTCGAAAAGCCGGGCGACTTCAGCGTCTCCAGCGCAGAATACATGCTCGGCCAGCTCTAA
- a CDS encoding TonB-dependent receptor, whose protein sequence is MRSAKSHALRAGLLAGTGFAAFIAAPAMAQDASAEDAMPYSEEAPADPDLNVITVTARRREERLIDVPISVTSFSGEQLEQRGAVDITDIGNYTPNVTLEASRATNSTLSAFIRGIGQQDPVSGFEQGVGIYLDDVYLNRPQAAVLEIYDVERIEVLRGPQGTLYGRNTIGGAVKYVSRRLPQDFSLKAKASYGTYNLAEGVVTASAPLNDLIRVGGSVARLSRGGFGDNLTLGTENYNKDIWAGRASFEMGGYGEPVFLRIQGDYTKDKSNPRGGHRLIPGQVSGAPVLDDVFDTRGGLDDPKQEVESYGLSMQAEIDMGAGLTLRSISAWRKDDSSTPIDFDALPAVDLDVPGLYLNEQISQELQVLYDDGGPLTGLIGAYYLDATADTLFDVRIFTTLAGLTAYTQADVDTETFAIFGDFSYDLTDQLSLSVGGRYTWDNRQASILRQNYLGGGSPVFGGAGVPFGAPGTDFDGERDFKKFTPRASISFKPTPDHNIYASYSKGFKGGGFDPRGVGANAPDLNNDGVRSDDEITAFLSFAPEEVDSYEVGYKGSLLNGMINVAIAGFYADYKDVQIPGSVACTMAGLPSFCGVVSNAGKATFKGLEFEGSARLGAGFVLSGSLGYIDAQYDEYITNINNTPTDVADFREVQNTPKWTGSATLAYNAAVGTGDLYAGATVSYRSKTYQFEIPNPYLDQDGYALLSADIVYTLPGDRITIGVHGKNLLDKRYKTSGYTFVATNPTTGEIINGANGFPIPTLGPEGTLTAFYGNPREVFATIGFKF, encoded by the coding sequence ATGCGTAGCGCCAAGAGTCATGCCTTGCGTGCCGGCCTGCTGGCTGGGACGGGTTTTGCAGCCTTCATTGCGGCGCCTGCCATGGCGCAGGATGCGTCCGCCGAGGACGCGATGCCGTATTCGGAGGAGGCACCCGCCGATCCCGATCTCAACGTCATCACCGTTACCGCCCGCCGCCGCGAAGAGCGGCTGATCGACGTGCCGATCTCGGTCACCTCGTTCAGCGGCGAGCAGCTGGAGCAGCGCGGCGCGGTCGATATTACCGATATCGGCAACTACACCCCCAACGTGACGCTTGAGGCGAGCCGCGCGACCAATTCGACGCTGTCGGCCTTCATCCGCGGGATCGGCCAGCAGGATCCGGTTTCCGGCTTCGAGCAGGGCGTGGGCATCTATCTCGACGACGTTTATCTCAACCGCCCGCAGGCCGCGGTGCTGGAAATCTACGATGTCGAGCGGATCGAAGTGCTGCGCGGGCCCCAGGGCACGCTTTACGGGCGGAACACGATCGGCGGCGCGGTCAAGTATGTCAGCCGTCGCCTGCCGCAGGATTTCTCGCTCAAGGCGAAGGCGAGCTACGGCACCTATAATCTGGCGGAAGGCGTGGTCACCGCGTCCGCTCCGCTCAACGATCTGATCCGCGTCGGCGGTTCGGTCGCACGGCTTTCGCGCGGAGGCTTCGGCGACAACCTGACGCTGGGGACCGAGAACTACAACAAGGACATCTGGGCCGGCCGCGCCAGCTTCGAAATGGGCGGCTATGGCGAACCGGTGTTCCTGCGCATCCAGGGCGACTACACCAAGGACAAGAGCAATCCGCGCGGCGGCCATCGCCTGATCCCGGGCCAGGTTTCCGGCGCGCCGGTGCTGGACGATGTGTTCGACACGCGCGGCGGGCTCGACGATCCCAAGCAGGAGGTCGAATCCTACGGCCTGTCGATGCAGGCGGAGATCGATATGGGAGCAGGGCTGACGCTGCGCTCCATCTCCGCATGGCGCAAGGACGACAGCAGCACGCCGATCGATTTCGACGCGCTGCCCGCGGTCGATCTGGACGTTCCCGGCCTCTATCTGAACGAACAGATCAGCCAGGAACTGCAGGTTCTGTACGATGATGGCGGCCCGCTGACCGGCCTGATCGGTGCCTACTATCTCGACGCGACGGCAGACACGCTGTTCGACGTGCGCATCTTCACCACGCTGGCCGGGCTGACCGCGTACACCCAGGCGGACGTCGATACCGAGACCTTCGCGATCTTCGGCGATTTCTCCTACGATCTGACCGACCAGCTCTCGCTGTCGGTCGGCGGTCGATACACCTGGGATAACCGGCAGGCGTCGATCCTGCGGCAGAACTATCTGGGCGGCGGATCGCCCGTGTTCGGCGGCGCAGGCGTGCCGTTCGGCGCACCGGGTACCGATTTCGACGGCGAGCGCGACTTCAAGAAGTTTACTCCGCGCGCCTCGATCAGCTTCAAGCCGACGCCGGACCACAATATCTACGCGAGCTACTCCAAGGGCTTCAAAGGCGGCGGTTTCGACCCGCGCGGGGTAGGGGCGAACGCCCCCGATCTAAACAATGACGGCGTCCGCTCCGACGACGAGATCACTGCGTTCCTCAGCTTCGCGCCGGAAGAGGTCGACAGCTACGAAGTCGGCTACAAAGGGAGTCTGCTGAACGGCATGATCAATGTCGCGATCGCCGGCTTCTATGCCGACTACAAGGACGTCCAGATCCCCGGATCGGTCGCGTGTACCATGGCTGGCCTGCCCAGCTTCTGCGGGGTCGTGTCCAATGCGGGCAAGGCGACCTTCAAGGGGCTGGAATTCGAAGGATCGGCGCGGCTTGGCGCGGGCTTCGTGCTGTCCGGCTCGCTCGGCTATATCGACGCGCAGTATGATGAGTACATCACCAACATCAACAACACGCCGACCGACGTCGCCGATTTCCGCGAGGTGCAGAACACGCCCAAGTGGACCGGCAGCGCGACGCTGGCGTACAACGCCGCTGTGGGGACCGGCGATCTCTATGCTGGTGCAACCGTCAGCTACCGTAGCAAGACCTACCAGTTCGAGATTCCCAATCCCTATCTCGATCAGGATGGCTATGCGCTGCTGAGCGCGGACATCGTCTACACCCTGCCGGGCGACCGGATCACGATCGGGGTCCACGGCAAGAACCTGCTGGACAAGCGGTACAAGACCAGCGGCTACACCTTCGTCGCGACCAATCCGACCACCGGCGAGATCATCAATGGCGCGAACGGCTTCCCGATCCCCACGCTGGGGCCGGAAGGCACGCTGACCGCGTTCTACGGCAATCCGCGCGAAGTCTTTGCGACGATCGGCTTTAAGTTCTGA
- a CDS encoding TetR/AcrR family transcriptional regulator, translating to MARTDPDISPAPPATERGRRTRRKLLDAATIEFGERGFHEASIASITRRAGVALGSFYTYFGSKEAIFRDLVRDLSEGVRQAAAQSLAERELDALETERAALGAFLAFAREHKEIYRIIDESEFVDPESYRLHYEKTAERILGRLRAGAAADQLRGDLNEAHAWAIMGMNVFLGLRYAVWSNGDEDDGERAALAAASILKDGIGPREA from the coding sequence ATGGCACGTACCGATCCGGATATTTCCCCCGCCCCGCCCGCGACCGAGCGGGGGCGACGCACGCGGCGCAAACTGCTGGATGCGGCAACCATCGAGTTCGGGGAACGGGGCTTTCACGAAGCATCAATCGCCTCGATCACCCGCCGCGCGGGTGTCGCCCTGGGGAGTTTCTACACCTATTTCGGCAGCAAGGAGGCGATCTTCCGCGATCTGGTCCGCGACCTGAGCGAAGGCGTGCGGCAAGCCGCCGCGCAGAGCCTGGCCGAGCGGGAGCTGGACGCACTGGAGACGGAGCGCGCTGCGCTGGGCGCATTCCTCGCCTTCGCGCGCGAGCACAAGGAAATCTACCGGATCATCGACGAATCGGAATTCGTCGATCCGGAAAGCTACCGCCTGCACTACGAAAAGACCGCAGAGCGCATTCTGGGCCGTCTGCGCGCGGGCGCGGCGGCGGATCAGCTACGCGGCGATCTGAACGAAGCCCATGCCTGGGCGATCATGGGAATGAACGTGTTCCTCGGCCTGCGCTACGCGGTGTGGAGCAATGGCGACGAGGATGATGGCGAACGCGCGGCGCTGGCCGCAGCCTCCATCCTGAAAGACGGCATCGGACCGCGCGAAGCGTGA
- the folE gene encoding GTP cyclohydrolase I FolE, giving the protein MSSLVGPDEDREDGKPAVPEDVQAAIRTLIEWAGDDPAREGLLDTPKRVARAWKEYCVGYTEDPAVHLGRVFEEVGGYNDIVLLKDIPFQSHCEHHMAPIIGVAHIAYLPTDFVVGISKLARVLHGFARRLQVQERLTAEVAECIWDNLKPEGVAVVIEASHACMTARGVRTPGVTMVTSRMMGVFRDDPRSREEVLKLMGH; this is encoded by the coding sequence ATGAGCAGTCTGGTTGGGCCCGACGAGGACCGGGAAGACGGCAAGCCCGCAGTGCCCGAAGACGTGCAGGCGGCAATCCGCACGCTGATCGAATGGGCGGGCGACGATCCCGCGCGCGAAGGCCTGCTCGACACGCCCAAGCGCGTGGCACGCGCGTGGAAGGAATATTGCGTCGGCTATACCGAAGACCCTGCGGTGCATCTGGGCCGCGTGTTCGAGGAAGTGGGCGGGTACAACGATATCGTGCTGCTGAAGGACATCCCCTTCCAGTCGCATTGCGAGCACCACATGGCGCCGATCATCGGCGTGGCGCACATCGCCTATCTGCCGACCGATTTCGTTGTCGGCATCTCCAAGCTCGCCCGCGTGCTGCACGGCTTCGCCCGGCGGCTGCAGGTGCAGGAACGGCTGACCGCGGAGGTCGCCGAGTGCATCTGGGACAATCTCAAGCCCGAAGGCGTGGCGGTGGTCATCGAGGCGAGCCATGCCTGCATGACCGCGCGCGGCGTGCGCACCCCGGGGGTGACGATGGTGACCAGCCGAATGATGGGGGTGTTCCGTGACGATCCCCGCAGCCGCGAGGAAGTGCTCAAGCTGATGGGGCACTAG
- a CDS encoding phospholipase D-like domain-containing protein has translation MGREGDSDGSNSAIAGGTGPDASAEPGIWRYAIADRLAVVIDGEDYFALVHTAMYNARDQIVLIGWDFDTRISLRRGEEWDNGDADRPARLGDYLPWLVKEHTDLDIRILKWGLSWVQFLKRGRMAYDIARMWMVDGISFRFDSHHPTGCSHHQKIAVFDRKLAVCGGIDLTYDRWDTREHLEDDPRRLNWPGSTHGPWHDITLMMEGPVAGALHDLCNTRWQVAGGDPLARPADNIRSPWPKPLKAGFEDVEVGLARTRAECGDVTEVNEIETLFLAHIARAKRFIYIENQYFTSRKIAEAIALRLSGENPPEIVIIHPKHADGWVEQQAMDHARDLVAEAVEAADGDEFFEIYVPYTGETPIYVHAKLMIVDDEVVRIGSANLNNRSMALDSECDVILDANRPHNTGRGLEEEIRSIRVSLLAEHCGVAEDAMAQALERHGTMQGAIGELGLEGSRRLVPYRPPEKNGVTRYLAESAMLDPERPDDLLRPFARGGLFRKGGLLARLRDRVKRKVKGRLKR, from the coding sequence GTGGGTCGCGAGGGGGACAGCGACGGGTCGAACAGTGCCATCGCCGGTGGCACCGGCCCCGACGCGTCCGCAGAACCCGGCATCTGGCGCTATGCGATCGCCGACCGACTGGCGGTGGTGATCGACGGGGAGGATTACTTCGCGCTGGTCCACACCGCGATGTACAACGCGCGCGACCAGATCGTGCTGATCGGGTGGGATTTCGACACCCGCATCTCGCTGAGGCGTGGTGAGGAATGGGACAATGGCGATGCCGATCGTCCCGCGCGGCTGGGCGATTATCTCCCGTGGCTGGTCAAGGAACACACGGATCTCGACATCCGCATTCTCAAATGGGGGCTGTCGTGGGTTCAATTCCTCAAACGCGGACGAATGGCTTACGACATTGCGCGGATGTGGATGGTCGACGGGATCAGCTTCCGCTTCGACAGCCACCATCCGACCGGGTGCAGCCATCACCAGAAAATCGCCGTCTTCGACCGCAAGCTGGCGGTGTGCGGCGGGATCGACCTGACCTACGACCGGTGGGACACGCGTGAGCATCTGGAAGACGACCCCCGGCGGCTCAACTGGCCGGGCAGCACACACGGCCCGTGGCACGACATCACGCTGATGATGGAGGGGCCGGTCGCCGGTGCGCTGCACGACCTGTGCAACACCCGCTGGCAGGTCGCGGGTGGCGATCCGCTGGCACGCCCCGCCGATAATATCCGCTCCCCTTGGCCCAAGCCGCTCAAGGCAGGGTTCGAGGATGTCGAGGTGGGCCTCGCGCGTACCCGTGCCGAGTGCGGCGACGTGACCGAAGTCAACGAGATCGAGACGCTGTTCCTCGCCCACATCGCGCGGGCCAAGCGGTTCATCTATATCGAGAACCAGTATTTCACCTCGCGCAAGATTGCTGAGGCGATCGCTCTGCGGCTGTCGGGCGAGAACCCGCCCGAAATCGTCATCATCCATCCCAAACACGCCGATGGCTGGGTCGAGCAGCAGGCGATGGATCATGCGCGCGATCTGGTCGCCGAAGCGGTCGAGGCGGCGGATGGCGACGAGTTTTTCGAGATCTACGTGCCCTATACCGGCGAGACGCCGATCTACGTTCACGCCAAGCTGATGATCGTCGACGACGAGGTGGTGCGGATCGGATCGGCCAACCTCAACAACCGGTCGATGGCGCTGGACAGCGAATGCGACGTGATCCTCGATGCCAACCGTCCGCACAATACCGGGCGCGGGCTGGAGGAGGAGATCCGCTCCATCCGCGTCTCGCTGCTGGCCGAACATTGCGGCGTGGCCGAGGATGCGATGGCGCAGGCGCTGGAGCGGCACGGCACGATGCAGGGCGCGATTGGCGAGCTGGGACTGGAGGGTTCGCGCAGGCTGGTGCCCTATCGCCCGCCAGAGAAGAACGGGGTGACGCGCTACCTCGCCGAATCGGCGATGCTGGACCCGGAACGTCCCGACGATCTGCTGCGACCATTTGCGCGCGGCGGACTTTTCCGCAAAGGCGGCCTGCTCGCGCGGTTGCGCGACAGGGTGAAGCGCAAGGTGAAGGGACGGTTGAAGAGATGA